The Dreissena polymorpha isolate Duluth1 chromosome 10, UMN_Dpol_1.0, whole genome shotgun sequence genome includes a region encoding these proteins:
- the LOC127848215 gene encoding uncharacterized protein LOC127848215, whose product MKMMSDKHGVIICQEGELELCFQLDSSQASKQEFKLLVKYYNEEKMWELEKLDNNNLQIDFIHKRLVADHNLHDMDSKTHLNGESQISSASILSITVRFPRAGLYKIEICGRSNDVFTEFDWIAIYNVQVKMVHDWLVFFPRVDKIGWGPNSYLEECGLKALSHIGGEIICIAGKILEVKFGLLPNARTKNVSLRFKLQDVVNQYDEHPEEDNSNATYGGNSSFSPSKDGDIVIQIPIKQVSEMILNIYATLNATDKGHVINYRVLAKLDPKQKMEEIRAEIIGRLNECVKGLDIKLLTQALNEARASGLHRDRKVDDIFRKACARHRYLSRYLKCLKAIEQISNTDIASLRSMNRPDDRLVCVLRATLLLLGEDPSRIVTWEDIQPHLTILGPKNLNRRLKNFETTDADIHSRIQKVESLLGDKHIDLVEILGVSREAAAFAHWIDDVFQLYKLKLLDC is encoded by the coding sequence atgaaaatgatgTCTGATAAGCACGGAGTAATTATCTGTCAGGAAGGTGAACTCGAGTTATGCTTTCAACTTGACAGTTCTCAAGCTTCGAAACAGGAATTTAAATTGCtggtaaaatattataatgaagaAAAAATGTGGGAGCTGGAAAAGCTTGATAATAACAATCTACAGATTGATTTTATTCATAAACGTTTGGTGGCAGATCACAATCTTCATGACATGGATTCAAAGACGCACTTGAATGGAGAATCTCAGATCTCCAGCGCATCGATATTGTCAATTACTGTTCGGTTCCCAAGAGCTGGATTGTACAAAATTGAAATTTGTGGTCGATCAAATGATGTATTTACAGAGTTTGACTGGATTGCAATTTATAATGTTCAAGTTAAAATGGTCCACGATTGGCTGGTATTCTTTCCGAGGGTAGACAAGATCGGATGGGGTCCTAACTCTTATCTCGAAGAATGTGGACTCAAAGCACTATCACACATCGGCGGTGAGATCATCTGTATTGCTGGAAAGATTTTGGAGGTCAAATTCGGACTTCTTCCGAATGCAAGAACTAAGAATGTATCATTACGTTTCAAGTTACAGGATGTAGTCAACCAGTATGACGAGCATCCCGAAGAAGATAATAGTAATGCCACATATGGTGGCAACAGTTCATTTTCCCCATCTAAAGATGGTGACATCGTTATACAGATACCAATTAAACAAGTTTCCGAAATGATTCTGAACATTTATGCAACACTGAATGCAACTGATAAAGGGCACGTGATTAACTATAGAGTTCTAGCTAAATTAGACCCAAAGCAGAAAATGGAAGAAATTCGTGCTGAAATTATTGGAAGGCTCAATGAGTGTGTCAAAGGCTTAGATATAAAGCTATTGACACAGGCTCTCAATGAAGCGCGTGCGAGTGGTCTACACCGCGACAGAAAGGTCGACGACATATTTCGAAAGGCCTGTGCCAGACATAGGTACTTGTCTAGGTATTTGAAGTGCCTAAAAGCTATTGAACAAATCAGCAATACTGATATTGCATCTCTCAGGTCAATGAACCGACCAGATGATCGGCTAGTATGCGTTCTTCGTGCAACACTGCTACTTCTTGGCGAAGACCCGTCCAGGATCGTGACTTGGGAGGACATTCAACCACATCTGACAATTCTAGGTCCGAAAAACTTAAATAGACGGCTGAAGAATTTCGAAACAACCGACGCCGATATTCACAGCCGTATACAAAAGGTCGAGTCGCTCTTAGGGGACAAACATATAGATCTTGTCGAAATTCTTGGAGTAAGTAGAGAAGCGGCTGCATTCGCGCACTGGATAGACGATGTTTTCCAATTATACAAACTAAAGTTGTTGGATTGCTAG